A window of the Henckelia pumila isolate YLH828 chromosome 3, ASM3356847v2, whole genome shotgun sequence genome harbors these coding sequences:
- the LOC140890293 gene encoding probable transcription repressor OFP9: MPRSSREATKKHKSRPAGCKAFCCGCRLSVSSSEEPESSNNSDRFATISSIAHAMVQERLDQMIREKREARVNHEEMRITMRRREAARREEKKFVIMMAMEKPSYDPREDFRESMKQMIVANRICEAKDLRRLLSYYVTMNSEEFRGVILEVFHQVCTDLFLYCK; this comes from the coding sequence ATGCCAAGATCATCGAGAGAAGctaccaagaaacacaagtccAGACCAGCTGGATGTAAGGCATTTTGCTGTGGATGTAGGCTAAGTGTTTCCTCATCCGAAGAACCGGAGAGCTCGAATAATTCGGATAGGTTTGCGACTATTTCAAGCATAGCACATGCTATGGTTCAAGAAAGGTTGGATCAAATGATAAGAGAGAAAAGGGAAGCAAGGGTTAATCATGAGGAGATGAGGATCACGATGAGGCGACGGGAGGCGGCGAGGCGAGAGGAGAAGAAATTTGTTATAATGATGGCCATGGAGAAGCCTAGTTATGATCCTAGAGAGGACTTTAGGGAGTCCATGAAACAGATGATCGTGGCGAACCGGATTTGCGAGGCCAAGGATTTGCGTCGGCTTTTGAGTTATTATGTTACGATGAATTCGGAAGAGTTCCGGGGCGTGATACTTGAGGTATTTCATCAAGTTTGTACTGATTTGTTCCTATATTGTaaatga